A single window of Gossypium arboreum isolate Shixiya-1 chromosome 13, ASM2569848v2, whole genome shotgun sequence DNA harbors:
- the LOC108462325 gene encoding protein PELPK2-like — translation MVVRANGEIELEEEVENYPEATSDEEEDLEHVVDEMSSLNCFALVFFVALSFSSIDVGLAARHLQQLPPMPTLPTTTLPPFPSIPNLPQPSIRSFPRPGALPPLPTMPGLPTLPSVPRATLPPLPSMPSIPTIPTTIPSIPFLSPPPSPSSP, via the exons ATGGTAGTGCGAGCGAATGGTGAAATCGAGTTAGAGGAAGAAGTCGAAAATTATCCTGAAGCCACATCCGACGAGGAGGAAGACTTAGAGCATGTTGTTGATG AAATGTCTTCTTTGAATTGCTTTGCTTTGGTATTCTTCGTGGCTTTGTCGTTTTCAAGCATTGACGTTGGCCTAGCAGCTCGTCACCTTCAGCAACTGCCTCCGATGCCAACATTGCCTACAACCACACTCCCACCATTCCCATCTATCCCTAATCTCCCACAGCCATCCATACGATCTTTCCCAAGGCCCGGGGCACTTCCTCCACTTCCTACCATGCCTGGGTTGCCAACGTTGCCTAGTGTACCAAGGGCCACATTACCCCCTCTACCAAGCATGCCTTCGATTCCCACAATCCCAACTACAATTCCTTCTATTCCTTTCCTTTCTCCACCACCTTCTCCTTCTAGTCCTTAA